From Plasmodium brasilianum strain Bolivian I chromosome 7, whole genome shotgun sequence, the proteins below share one genomic window:
- a CDS encoding AP-4 complex subunit epsilon, whose translation MLGLGGSCLSKEFFDLAKSIGEAPSKQEEDRIICNEIVLLKSRFADPNATVKQIKEYLIRAIYIEMLGHDASFAYIHAVKLAHEKNILCKRTGYLSCNLFLNKDHELMLLLINTIQKDLKSDNHLEIWAALNCVCKLLNSEMIPAIFPIIKNLLNHKNELIRKKVCMLLHKIYLIDPLLIKDIDVYLKKLLCDVDPSVMGASLNLIACIAKNHMMYCIKLVPYLVSILKQICENKLPKEYDYHRIPAPWIQIKILSIFRILGFSNKKLSEQMYEVLQKTMQRADFGINVGYAIIYECVKTIAIIYPSHNLLELASLSISRFISSDNHNLKYVGVTGLALIVKINPMYASKHQLAVVDCLEDKDETLKMKTLDLLYQMTNPLNVKVIVDKLLFHIENSLDIHFKHDLACKTIQLIERYTPDDIWFLNKINSLFLSVGELLDESYSYSLIKLLKDSSICAESDSDDGMVRSEINEGINSKTENVNIECLNIVKEENNKVDLLDTGEKKEEGVEHDVSKGDERNAVSVFERGNGVSNENSVNGANSANIAKDGNDSKVDAITNERASSKNYNMDNAGKDIGDKNNTIDHESNVSGKSTDEKKLKGKRKMNYDVHILRKYAINTYVRMLENNENIPFILMQIICWVLGEYSYLCDLENYTIEDIIDLLCECLEKNFNNPDRVKSCIITAIFKLCAFNNITDHVVAKKLIEKYKNSQITDMQQRCYEYDLILNNPTLMKNLFCVTNNKKKISIDENLSFLNPFIEKHLENGGKSYITKELRRNENNFESSKNNAPVLNFTPYELPLNNKINVDTFHTSNNNYPYQKNYKYDSPVLASTIENFSTQNEKEKSFKLNVVGPKKWKKETCEVERKNSNKNSKMANNQEQQELGKFTKLREENQENRYDNNYHEDEGEDGGDENEEEDDDDEEEDDEEDEEEDEDEGGNYGTNHYSLNEEEDEKRLDSIDGYDDQNYERFDDTDSHNLKEYKYEDNSYDNNVYNKQRGSHMNNDQTTTNNELTEKEKMAAALFNGLISNNSSVFQSKNNYSSNYSSKKRVSLLSNRNYFNFKRDNNKNDSQKNSFDERGYQGKTEKEDDVSINQDEQKKMTSRSLLDSSLNNLKKNEDMRDSNFSYDMLDLNESFGGKNYTEVNNASKDEDKNLWNNIGSQKKAVFLNTSKLNIFQIIKHIENKLRASVVEVSKREALTSCIYNNNRVLIKIRIEDNKLIFLVKSADNKLFDSVFDILRNLFHL comes from the exons atgcTTGGACTAGGTGGATCATGTTTATCAAAGGAGTTTTTTGATTTAGCAAAATCAATAGGAGAAGCTCCTTCGAAACAA gagGAAGATCGGATTATATGCAATGAAATCGTTTTGCTTAAGTCAAGGTTTGCCGACCCTAATGCAACAGTA AAACAGATAAAGGAATATTTGATTAGGGCTATTTATATCGAAATGCTCGGACATGATGCGTCGTTTGCCTATATCCATGCAGTAAAACTAGCACacgagaaaaatatattatgcaaAAGAACAGGCTATCTATCATGTAATTTGTTTTTGAACAAAGATCATGAATTGATGTTGCTATTAATTAACACTATTCAGAAAGATTTAAAGAGCGATAATCATTTAGAGATTTGGGCAGCATTAAATTGTGTATGTAAATTATTGAACAGTGAAATGATACCAGCAATTTTTcctattattaaaaatttgttaaatcataaaaatgaattaatacggaaaaaagtatgtatgttattacacaaaatatatttaatagatcctttattaattaaagacATTGATGTatatctaaaaaaattattgtgcGATGTGGATCCTTCAGTAATGGGAGCatcattaaatttaattgCATGTATTGCAAAGAATCATATGATGTATTGTATAAAGCTAGTTCCTTATTTAGTTTCTATACTTAAACAAATatgtgaaaataaattaccaAAAGAGTATGACTATCACAGAATACCTGCACCATGGATacagataaaaatattatccaTTTTTAGAATTCTGGGTTTTtcgaataaaaaattatcagaACAAATGTATGAAGTATTACAGAAAACAATGCAGAGAGCAGATTTTGGTATTAATGTCGGTTATGctattatttatgaatgtGTAAAAACTATTGCAATTATATACCCATCTCATAATTTGCTAGAATTAGCATCTTTATCTATTTCAAGATTTATTTCTTCGGATAATCATAATCTTAAATATGTAGGGGTTACAGGTTTAGCcttaattgtaaaaattaaccCTATGTACGCAAGTAAACATCAGTTAGCAGTTGTAGACTGTTTAGAAGATAAAGATGAAAcgttaaaaatgaaaacattaGATTTGTTATATCAAATGACAAATCCATTAAATGTGAAAGTTATTGTAGATAAactattatttcatatagaAAATTCTCTTGACATTCATTTTAAACATGATTTAGCTTGTAAAACTATACAACTTATTGAAAGATACACCCCTGATGATATTTGGTTTCTCAATAAGATAAATTCCCTCTTTTTATCAGTAGGTGAATTATTAGATGAAAGTTATTCTTATTCACTAATTAAGTTATTGAAAGATAGTTCTATATGCGCAGAGTCAGATTCAGATGACGGTATGGTTAGAAGTGAAATAAATGAAGGGATTAATAGTAAGAcagaaaatgtaaatatagaaTGTTTGAACATTgtaaaagaggaaaataaCAAGGTTGACTTGTTGGATACCggggaaaaaaaggaggaagGAGTTGAGCATGACGTAAGTAAAGGTGATGAAAGAAATGCGGTTAGCGTGTTTGAGAGGGGAAATGGAGTTAGTAATGAAAATAGTGTAAATGGCGCAAATAGCGCAAATATTGCGAAGGATGGAAACGATAGTAAGGTGGATGCTATAACAAATGAAAGGGCATCAAGtaagaattataatatgGATAATGCTGGTAAGGACATAGGTGATAAGAATAATACGATAGATCATGAATCCAATGTTAGTGGGAAAAGCactgatgaaaaaaaattaaaaggaaaaagaaagatgAACTATGATGTACACATCTTGAGGAAATATGCCATAAACACATACGTAAGAATGttagaaaataatgaaaacataCCATTCATTTTAATGCAAATAATTTGCTGGGTATTAGGTGAATATAGCTACTTATGTGATTTAGAAAATTACACAATTGAAGATATTATTGATTTATTATGTGAATGtctagaaaaaaattttaataaccCAGATAGAGTAAAGTCATGTATAATAACagctatttttaaattatgtgcttttaataatataactgATCATGTAGTAGCAAAGAAATTAATTGAGAAATACAAAAACAGTCAAATAACTGACATGCAACAAAGATGTTATGAGTATGATTTAATATTGAATAATCCTAcgttaatgaaaaatttattttgtgtaacaaataataaaaaaaaaatatctattGATGAGAATTTATCTTTCTTAAATCCATTCATAGAAAAACATTTGGAAAATGGTGGAAAATCTTACATTACAAAAGAGTTaagaagaaatgaaaataattttgagtCGTCCAAAAATAATGCTCCTGTACTTAACTTTACTCCTTATGAACTaccattaaataataaaataaacgtaGATACATTTCACAcatcaaataataattatccataccaaaaaaattataagtatGATTCTCCTGTCCTTGCTTCGACAATAGAAAATTTTTCTACGCagaatgaaaaggaaaaatctTTTAAACTTAATGTAGTAGGAccgaaaaaatggaagaaagAAACGTGCGAAGTGGAAAGGAAAAATAGTAACAAAAATAGCAAAA TGGCTAATAACCAAGAGCAACAAGAATTAGGAAAATTTACTAAACTGAGGGAGGAAAACCAGGAAAATCGTTATGATAACAATTATCATGAAGATGAAGGAGAAGATGGAGGGGATGAGAATGAAGAGgaagatgatgatgatgaagaaGAGGATGATGAGGAAGACGAAGAAGAGGATGAAGACGAAGGAGGAAATTATGGTACTAATCATTATTCtttaaatgaagaagaagatgaaaaaaGATTAGATAGTATTGATGGCTACGACGATCAGAATTATGAAAGGTTTGATGATACAGATTCTCacaatttaaaagaatataaatatgaagataatagttatgataataatgtgTACAATAAACAGAGAGGTTCACATATGAACAATGATCAAACAACAACAAATAATGAGTTGacggaaaaagaaaaaatggcTGCTGCATTATTTAATGGACTAATATCAAATAATTCTTCAGTTTTtcaatcaaaaaataattattcttcAAATTATTCGAGTAAAAAAAGAGTTTCTTTACTTTCCAACaggaattattttaatttcaaacGTGACAACAATAAGAATGATTCACAAAAAAACTCATTCGATGAGAGAGGATACCAGGGAAAGACTGAAAAAGAGGATGATGTATCAATAAATCAAGatgagcaaaaaaaaatgacttCACGAAGCTTATTGGATAGTAGTTTAAataatctaaaaaaaaatgaagatatgAGAGattcaaatttttcttatgaTATGCTAGATTTAAACGAGTCTTTTGGAGGGAAAAATTATACGGAGGTGAATAATGCTAGTAAAGATGAG gaCAAAAATCTTTGGAACAATATAGGAAGTCAGAAAAAAGCTGTTTTTCTGAACACGTCCAAATTAAACATATTTCAGATAATTAAACATATCGAg AATAAGTTACGTGCCAGTGTAGTTGAAGTTAGCAAAAGGGAAGCGCTAACTTCATGTATCTACAACAATAATAgagttttaataaaaatcagAATAGAAgacaataaattaatttttttagttaagTCCGCCGATAACAA attGTTTGACAGCGTTTTTGATATTCTGAGAAATTTGTTTCATTTATGA
- a CDS encoding GTPase-activating protein translates to MIIGKNFWDEEKDAPILKRNANYINKENCEYVCKRAENFYEIMLSYIKEEINVELKEDCNDKEILRIIKLDAERTFNKEENRLLLIAVLQSIYPITNDYHQGISFISSFLLLFLEPKEVVKIITGLHKYYLPGYFKAMPKAYVRDSRVFLSILNYFNPKLYEHIKNLITPEAFVSKWFIGLNVHVLTFESLMLFFEHLLKEGEIFLFKYSIALCGTLEQEIMNTSDVSKLLALLRLDQKLFPNDYKKSEAQKNGDFFLNIIEASLKVDMTNIDLCKLREEACKQMQLEEEKRKQIEMERLLTDDEIIFSDEEEDFIESEDITETRSEGGEKEKSGQQEVKRSDVVEKRECDNVD, encoded by the coding sequence ATGATAATTGGTAAAAATTTTTGGGATGAAGAAAAGGATGCTCCAATTCTGAAAAGGAATGCCAATTAcattaataaagaaaactGCGAATATGTTTGTAAACGTGCTGAAAACTTTTATGAAATAATGTTAAGTTATAtcaaagaagaaataaatgttgaattaaaagaagactgtaatgataaagaaattttaagaattattaaattagaTGCTGAAAGAACttttaataaagaagaaaatagaTTATTGTTGATAGCAGTATTACAATCGATATATCCAATAACAAATGATTATCATCAAGGTATATCTTTCATATCATCCTTtttgttactttttttaGAACCAAAGGaagttgtaaaaattattacaggattacacaaatattatttaccCGGTTATTTTAAAGCAATGCCAAAAGCATATGTACGAGATTCTCGtgtttttttaagtattttaaattattttaatccaaaattatatgaacatataaaaaatttaataacacCAGAAGCCTTCGTTTCCAAATGGTTTATTGGTTTGAATGTCCATGTCCTAACGTTTGAATCtcttatgttattttttgagcatttattaaaagaaggtgaaatttttttatttaaatatagtaTTGCTTTGTGCGGGACATTGGAACAGGAAATTATGAACACAAGTGATGTCTCCAAACTTCTCGCATTGTTGCGATTAGATCAAAAACTTTTCCCAaatgattataaaaaatctgaagcacaaaaaaatggagacttttttttaaatataatagagGCTTCCTTAAAAGTGGATATGACAAATATCGATTTGTGTAAATTAAGGGAAGAAGCATGTAAACAGATGCAGTTAGaggaggaaaaaagaaaacaaatagAAATGGAACGACTCTTAACAGATGacgaaattattttttcagacGAGGAGGAAGATTTCATAGAGAGTGAGGATATAACAGAAACTCGTAGCGAGGGAGGGG
- a CDS encoding PH domain-containing protein yields MYSIKLFVSICLCNILLSSSIPILFNKNLDKWTRELLKVSKSEYNNLNEINELTDRKFCGKSLNHLAGLILDQSDREAKLIIEGSITSNKLIFKLGNIKEKEINISDITLPIETLSNKCINIRQLKDNIDSTILCLASKVLRNFWVNSITDAVLCKLTKSKGKLPQFNYAIDNDEKSIDEKELEEKEQEDEELSSKAHVKENEKDQVKKKIINEEFDEEQENKQKGLKLRIAKSKFGQPNIKINGKNIEDIKKEGSEKEKNKLEN; encoded by the exons ATGTATTcgataaaattatttgtttccATTTGTCTGTGTAACATCCTCTTAAGCAGCAGCATCCCTATACTGTTTAACAAAAATCTTGACAAGTGGACAAGAGAACTTTTAAAAGTTTCTAAAAGTGAATATAACAacttaaatgaaataaatgagCTCACTGATAGAAAATTTTGTGGTAAATCCCTTAATCACTTAGCAGGATTAATATTAGACCAATCGGATAGAGAagcaaaattaattattgaAGGATCTATTACATccaataaattaatatttaaattaggaaatataaaagaaaaagaaataaacatAAGTGATATAACATTACCAATAGAAACTTTATCAAATAAATGTATCAACATACGACAACTTAAAGACAATATCGATTCTACAATATTGTGTTTGGCTAGTAAAGTTCTCAGAAATTTTTGGGTTAATTCTATAACGGACGCCGTCCTATGTAAACTAACAAAAAGTAAAGGAAAATTGCCCCAATTTAATTATGCAATAGATAATGATGAAAAGAGCATCGATGAGAAAGAACTGGAAGAGAAAGAGCAAGAGGATGAAGAACTAAGCAGTAAAGCACatgtaaaagaaaatgaaaaagatcaagtaaaaaaaaaaattattaatgaaGAATTTGATGAAGAGCAAGAAAACAAGCAAAAAGGTCTAAAATTGCGTATAGCCAAAAGTAAATTTGGTCAAccaaatataaaaatcaatgggaaaaatatagaagatattaaaaaagaggg GtctgaaaaggaaaaaaataaactagaAAATTAG
- a CDS encoding signal peptidase complex subunit 3 — MDNFLNRLNVIFYSMALCFLVLCVFNYGTSFYLFDEKEMVTNIQVKSVKRIVYNRYIKGDEVVLSLDLSYDMRKAFNWNLKQLFLYVLVTYQTPEKVKNEVIIQDYIIKNKKTAKKNFKNFITKYSLKDYYNGLRNNLIILQVCYKYMPIVGFARSYEGAKISYRLPAEYFDSLPSNYPLYYPDK; from the coding sequence ATGGACAACTTTTTGAATAGGCtgaatgtaattttttattctatggCTTTATGCTTTCTTGTCCTGTGTGTTTTTAATTATGGAAcatcattttatttgtttgatGAAAAGGAAATGGTAACAAATATACAAGTAAAAAGTGTAAAAAGAATTGTTTacaatagatatataaaaggaGATGAAGTAGTGTTATCTCTAGATTTATCATATGATATGAGAAAAGCGTTTAACTGGAATTTGAAACAGTTATTTCTTTATGTTTTAGTAACATATCAAACACccgaaaaagtaaaaaacgAAGTAATTATTCAagattatattataaaaaataaaaagactgctaaaaagaattttaagaattttattACCAAATATTCTCTTAAAGATTATTATAATGggttaagaaataatttaatcATTTTACAAGTTtgctataaatatatgcctATAGTTGGTTTTGCAAGGTCGTACGAAGGAGCAAAAATTTCTTATAGATTACCCGCAGAATATTTTGACAGCTTACCCTCTAATTATCCGTTATACTATCCTGACAAATAG